Proteins co-encoded in one Apis mellifera strain DH4 linkage group LG15, Amel_HAv3.1, whole genome shotgun sequence genomic window:
- the LOC102655810 gene encoding proline-rich protein 4-like → MDHVINATILLLLFTATSFGYSVEQDFDSEESCHSTIVRPQGYSKQGYRIREERTDDSVRRNRNRGSRSTETVEQIHNSYQEALKDQQTESHSQEVSPNSDQIEIGETSMTEKTYIPESNEVTLLGGYHSKVLDHHEDKLVTVKKIAVPYPVEKTIPYPIVKNVPYPVKVPVPQLYPVEKKVPYPVKVFIKVPIKIPKPVPVIKEVPYPVQVPVNRPVPVKVYVPEPYPVEKKIHYEVKVPVPEPFPIERKIPVPVKVPVRVIQPYPVEKRVPYPVKIEVEQPIPVPVVKPYPVPVPKPVPYPVDKPVPVPVKVKVPRPVPVPVDKPVFVKVKIPVPAPYPVEKQVPYPVEKPVPVPVRVPVERPVPVQVPKPVPYPVEKPVPYPVKVPVQVPEEAADEAGIESDWKE, encoded by the exons ATGGATCACGTG ATAAATGCAACGATCCTTCTGCTACTTTTCACGGCAACGTCTTTTGGTTACTCCGTCGAGCAAGATTTTGATTCCGAGGAGAGTTGTCATTCTACGATCGTACGACCGCAGGGATACTCGAAGCAAGGCTATCGCATCAGGGAAGAAAGAACGGACGATTCTGTTCGAAGGAACAGAAATCGAGGATCAAGATCGACGGAGACGGTCGAGCAAATTC ACAATTCCTATCAAGAGGCTCTAAAAGACCAGCAGACGGAAAGCCATTCTCAAGAGGTCTCTCCCAACAGCGATCAGATCGAAATCGGAGAAACATCGATGACAGAGAAGACTTACATCCCGGAGAGCAACGAAGTAACCTTGCTTGGAGGTTACCATTCCAAGGTTCTAGATCACCACGAGGACAAATTGGTGACGGTGAAGAAAATAGCTGTACCCTATCCCGTGGAGAAAACGATACCGTATCCTATAGTGAAGAATGTGCCTTATCCCGTCAAGGTGCCGGTGCCCCAACTTTATCCGGTGGAGAAGAAGGTGCCATACCCGGTCAAAGTTTTCATCAAGGTCCCGATCAAAATACCGAAACCTGTGCCAGTGATTAAAGAGGTGCCTTATCCGGTCCAGGTGCCGGTGAATCGCCCTGTCCCCGTCAAAGTTTACGTTCCTGAACCTTATCCAGTCGAAAAGAAGATCCATTACGAAGTGAAGGTGCCGGTCCCCGAACCGTTCCCCATCGAACGAAAGATACCTGTACCGGTCAAGGTGCCTGTACGGGTTATTCAACCGTATCCTGTCGAGAAGAGGGTTCCTTATCCGGTGAAGATAGAGGTGGAGCAACCGATACCTGTACCGGTAGTTAAACCGTATCCCGTGCCTGTGCCCAAGCCGGTTCCCTATCCTGTCGATAAACCGGTACCCGTACCCGTGAAAGTTAAGGTTCCACGGCCTGTACCTGTCCCGGTTGATAAACCTGTCTTCGTCAAAGTGAAAATTCCTGTACCTGCACCCTACCCGGTCGAGAAACAGGTACCTTATCCTGTCGAGAAACCTGTACCTGTACCGGTCAGGGTACCGGTCGAGCGACCGGTACCTGTACAAGTGCCTAAACCTGTGCCCTATCCCGTAGAGAAGCCGGTCCCTTATCCCGTTAAGGTGCCAGTTCAGGTACCGGAGGAGGCGGCAGACGAGGCTGGGATCGAGAGCGATTGGAAGGAGTGA